The Deltaproteobacteria bacterium genome contains a region encoding:
- a CDS encoding VOC family protein, translated as MAKAKSYIPEGLRTVTAHLVVPNALDAIEFYKKAFGAEVTSHHPGPAPRSTMHATIRIGDTALMLADEMPQSTAKSPGTAKTTTVSLSVFVPDVDAVFNKAVAAGAKVTMPLGDQFWGDRYGQVTDPFGHVWELATHKEDLTPQEVGQRAAAFFQQMAAQGRP; from the coding sequence ATGGCCAAGGCAAAGAGCTACATCCCCGAAGGACTTCGCACCGTCACCGCCCACCTGGTGGTGCCCAACGCGCTCGACGCCATCGAGTTCTACAAGAAGGCGTTCGGCGCCGAGGTGACGTCGCACCACCCCGGCCCGGCGCCGCGCAGCACCATGCACGCCACCATCCGCATCGGCGACACCGCCCTGATGCTGGCCGACGAGATGCCGCAGTCGACCGCCAAGTCGCCCGGCACCGCCAAGACCACCACCGTGTCGCTGAGCGTCTTCGTGCCGGACGTCGACGCGGTCTTCAACAAGGCAGTCGCTGCCGGCGCCAAGGTCACCATGCCGCTCGGCGATCAGTTCTGGGGCGACCGCTACGGGCAGGTGACCGATCCCTTCGGCCACGTGTGGGAGTTGGCCACGCACAAAGAGGACCTGACCCCGCAGGAGGTGGGCCAGCGCGCGGCGGCGTTCTTCCAGCAGATGGCCGCCCAGGGCCGACCGTGA
- a CDS encoding methyltransferase domain-containing protein — MATLEPAGPNAEQIKYWNETAGPKWIAFQRLLDAQLEPLGRRTMDRARIVAGERVLDVGCGCGDTTLELGRRVGPEGRVLGVDVSGGMVARAAEAAREARLRNVGFENADAQTHRFARGEFDVLYSRFGVMFFADAAAAFTNLRSALGPGGRLAFICWQALRENPWLAVPLAAAARHLTLPPPPAPDAPGPFSLGDPERVRGILSRAGFADVRLEDLRETLTIGGGALDQAVEFVLQMGPTGAALREADPAVRPAVAAAVRAALAPFHTPAGVRMASAAWVVTGRSGAP; from the coding sequence ATGGCCACCCTGGAGCCCGCGGGCCCGAACGCCGAGCAGATCAAATACTGGAACGAGACGGCGGGCCCGAAGTGGATCGCGTTCCAGAGGCTGCTCGATGCGCAGCTCGAGCCCCTCGGCCGCCGCACGATGGATCGGGCGCGCATCGTCGCGGGCGAGCGCGTGCTCGACGTCGGCTGCGGCTGTGGCGATACGACGCTCGAGCTCGGGCGGCGGGTCGGACCCGAAGGTCGCGTCCTCGGCGTCGACGTCTCCGGGGGGATGGTCGCGCGCGCCGCCGAGGCGGCGCGGGAGGCGCGCCTCCGGAACGTCGGCTTCGAGAACGCCGACGCCCAGACCCATCGCTTCGCCCGCGGCGAGTTCGACGTCCTCTACTCGCGGTTCGGCGTCATGTTCTTCGCCGATGCCGCGGCGGCGTTCACGAACCTCCGCTCGGCGCTCGGTCCCGGCGGACGGCTCGCCTTCATCTGCTGGCAGGCGCTCCGTGAGAACCCGTGGCTCGCCGTCCCGCTCGCGGCCGCCGCGCGACACCTCACCCTGCCCCCACCGCCGGCGCCCGACGCCCCGGGCCCCTTCTCGCTCGGCGATCCCGAGCGCGTCCGTGGCATTCTCTCGCGGGCGGGCTTCGCCGACGTGCGCCTCGAGGATCTCCGCGAGACGCTCACCATCGGTGGCGGCGCCCTCGACCAGGCCGTCGAGTTCGTCCTCCAGATGGGGCCGACGGGCGCGGCCCTCCGCGAGGCCGACCCAGCCGTGCGACCCGCCGTGGCCGCGGCGGTGCGAGCCGCGCTCGCACCCTTCCACACGCCGGCGGGCGTGCGCATGGCGTCGGCCGCGTGGGTCGTGACCGGCAGGAGCGGCGCGCCGTAG
- a CDS encoding P-II family nitrogen regulator codes for MKKIEAIIKPFKLDEVKEVLSRAGIAGMTVQEVKGFGRQKGHTELYRGAEYVVDFLPKVKIEVLIDDDRAAEVVDAITRAARTGRIGDGKIFVLAVDEVVRIRTGERNGDAI; via the coding sequence ATGAAGAAGATCGAAGCCATCATTAAGCCCTTCAAGCTCGATGAGGTGAAGGAGGTCCTGTCGAGAGCCGGAATCGCCGGCATGACGGTACAGGAGGTCAAGGGATTCGGGCGCCAGAAGGGTCACACGGAGCTCTATCGCGGGGCGGAATACGTGGTCGATTTCCTGCCCAAGGTGAAGATCGAGGTGCTGATCGACGATGACCGCGCGGCAGAGGTCGTCGATGCGATCACGCGCGCCGCGCGGACGGGACGGATCGGCGACGGGAAGATCTTCGTCTTGGCGGTGGACGAGGTCGTTCGGATTCGCACGGGCGAACGGAACGGCGATGCAATCTGA
- a CDS encoding Uma2 family endonuclease, which yields MASIAPAATRFTSEEYFALIDQGTLRSDDRVELLEGVIVAMAPENPRHAVATEKTAEALRSAVGGRAAIRVQHALHLGAHSVPEPDVAIVPGKHDDYVRAHPRTALLVVEVADTSLIQDRLSKAAIYAAAGVPEYWIINLRDDRVEMFRAPDRGAARYAETRLLARGERVELAQLPGATIAVDALLPGG from the coding sequence ATGGCGTCGATCGCCCCCGCCGCGACGCGCTTCACGAGCGAGGAATACTTCGCGCTGATCGACCAGGGGACCCTGCGGTCCGACGATCGGGTGGAGCTGCTCGAGGGGGTAATCGTCGCGATGGCCCCGGAGAACCCGCGCCACGCGGTGGCGACCGAGAAGACGGCCGAAGCGCTGAGGAGCGCGGTCGGCGGGCGTGCTGCCATTCGCGTCCAGCACGCCTTGCACCTCGGCGCTCACTCGGTGCCCGAGCCGGATGTTGCGATCGTGCCCGGAAAGCACGACGATTACGTTCGCGCGCATCCGCGCACGGCGCTCCTCGTGGTGGAAGTTGCCGATACCTCGCTCATTCAGGATCGCCTGAGCAAGGCCGCGATCTACGCGGCTGCGGGCGTACCGGAATATTGGATCATCAATCTCCGTGACGACCGCGTCGAGATGTTCCGCGCCCCGGATCGGGGTGCTGCGCGCTATGCCGAGACGCGCCTCCTTGCCCGTGGGGAGCGCGTCGAACTCGCTCAGCTGCCTGGCGCGACCATCGCGGTCGACGCCTTGCTGCCCGGCGGCTGA
- a CDS encoding DUF4394 domain-containing protein — MRERSRGGGVTHTVRSSRLVVALVAIAATLHADPPPALIGSTEDGRLLLFQADRPEAARTVRPSGLSGRLVGIDSRPADGHLYGLTTSNDLYRIDPATGASTLVSTLTVPFDGDLRSGVAFNPQADRLRLVSADGQNLRVNVVLGATAVDTPLAYAPSDRNAGKRPRIAGAAYTNMVRDAPTTKLFEIDAEQDVLVLQDPPNDGLLTTIGALDADFASLSGFTIVTDAGGADRAYAATAGTLYTIDLTTGHATPVGPIGDPPVPLVSLAAVPGGRAP; from the coding sequence TTGCGAGAACGCTCGCGAGGAGGAGGTGTTACCCACACCGTGAGATCGAGCCGCCTGGTCGTCGCCCTCGTCGCGATCGCCGCCACCCTCCACGCCGACCCTCCGCCCGCGCTCATCGGATCGACCGAGGACGGCCGCCTGCTGCTCTTCCAGGCCGACCGTCCGGAAGCCGCTCGCACGGTCCGCCCGAGCGGGCTCTCCGGTCGGCTCGTCGGCATCGACTCGCGCCCTGCCGACGGACACCTCTACGGCCTCACGACGAGCAACGACCTCTACCGGATCGATCCGGCGACGGGCGCGTCCACCCTCGTCAGCACTCTCACGGTGCCCTTCGACGGCGACCTCCGCTCGGGCGTCGCCTTCAACCCTCAGGCGGACCGGCTCCGCCTGGTCAGCGCCGACGGGCAGAACCTGCGCGTCAACGTCGTCCTCGGCGCAACGGCGGTCGACACGCCGCTCGCCTATGCGCCTTCGGATCGGAATGCCGGCAAGCGCCCCCGCATCGCCGGCGCCGCCTACACCAACATGGTCCGCGACGCGCCGACGACGAAGCTGTTCGAGATCGACGCGGAGCAGGACGTTCTCGTCCTCCAGGACCCGCCCAACGACGGCCTCCTCACGACCATCGGCGCCCTCGACGCCGACTTCGCTTCCCTCTCCGGATTCACGATCGTGACGGACGCCGGCGGCGCCGACCGGGCCTATGCCGCCACCGCCGGCACGCTGTACACGATCGACCTCACCACCGGGCATGCGACCCCCGTCGGACCGATCGGCGACCCCCCCGTGCCCCTCGTCTCCCTCGCCGCCGTGCCCGGCGGCCGTGCTCCGTAG
- a CDS encoding sigma-70 family RNA polymerase sigma factor → MRRTGHDEAPSAEPSDEVLLGTLGTDPAALGPLYDRYGGLVYGLARAILQSEEEAEDLTQEIFVMLCRGTTYDVRRGSLGAFLTTLTRSRAIDRLRSRGRRLRILRASWRSAPPIDLPAAPVDRIATRECSARVRRAVAELPANERRVLEMVYYQGLTQAEIAATLDAPLGTVKSWCRRGLLGLRAALADLVE, encoded by the coding sequence GTGCGCCGGACTGGACACGACGAGGCGCCCTCGGCCGAGCCATCGGACGAAGTCCTGCTCGGCACGCTCGGCACCGATCCCGCTGCGCTCGGACCCCTCTACGATCGGTACGGCGGGCTCGTCTACGGGCTCGCCCGCGCCATCCTTCAGTCCGAGGAGGAGGCCGAGGACCTCACGCAGGAGATCTTCGTGATGCTCTGCCGGGGCACGACCTACGATGTGCGCCGCGGCTCCCTCGGCGCCTTCCTGACGACGCTCACGCGGTCCCGGGCCATCGATCGGCTGCGAAGCCGGGGGCGGCGGCTCCGCATCCTCCGCGCCTCCTGGCGGAGCGCGCCGCCGATCGACCTGCCCGCGGCCCCGGTCGACCGGATCGCGACGCGCGAGTGCTCCGCGCGCGTGCGCCGCGCCGTCGCCGAGCTGCCCGCCAACGAGCGCCGCGTGCTCGAGATGGTCTACTACCAGGGCCTCACGCAGGCGGAGATCGCGGCGACCCTCGACGCGCCCCTCGGGACGGTGAAGAGCTGGTGTCGGCGCGGGCTCCTCGGGCTGCGTGCGGCGCTCGCGGACCTCGTGGAGTGA
- a CDS encoding CopG family transcriptional regulator → MKSAVSLPDDLFREIDACARALKLTRSGLLATAAREFLARHRRPSDATDAWNRAIARAGQPGDDPAAVAFRRRTEVVVRVTGKPRS, encoded by the coding sequence ATGAAATCGGCCGTCTCGCTCCCCGACGACCTGTTCCGCGAGATCGACGCCTGTGCGAGGGCGTTGAAGCTCACGCGCAGCGGCTTGCTGGCGACGGCCGCCCGGGAGTTCCTCGCCCGCCACCGTCGGCCGTCGGACGCCACCGACGCGTGGAATCGCGCGATCGCGCGCGCAGGGCAGCCCGGCGATGATCCGGCGGCCGTGGCGTTTCGGCGGCGGACCGAGGTTGTCGTCCGGGTCACCGGCAAGCCGCGATCGTGA
- a CDS encoding DMT family protein, with translation MTMAWYGHLRFKGLSLPVAILMSWGIAFFEYLVQVPANRIGYRVLSAYQLKVMQEAITLVAFVLFAAVWLGEGLTPRYLVSFALVLAAVVVAFG, from the coding sequence ATGACGATGGCCTGGTACGGCCATCTGCGTTTCAAGGGGCTCTCCCTGCCGGTCGCCATCCTGATGAGCTGGGGCATCGCCTTCTTCGAGTACCTCGTGCAGGTGCCCGCCAACCGGATCGGCTACCGGGTGCTCTCCGCCTATCAGCTGAAGGTCATGCAGGAGGCGATCACGCTGGTGGCCTTCGTGCTCTTCGCCGCCGTGTGGCTCGGCGAGGGCTTGACGCCGCGCTATCTGGTGTCGTTCGCACTCGTGCTCGCGGCGGTCGTGGTGGCGTTCGGCTGA
- a CDS encoding acetyl-CoA acetyltransferase, translating to MNHAAIRDKVAIVGMGCCKFGENWDQAPADMIVDAAYEAYADAGIDEPQRQIEAVFCGAQYPSRGTAEVADALKLYDRPVSMVVNYCATGTDAFRYGVFAVACGMYDTVLVVGFDKPKDRGVSGPSVAVTGVRGLPATPAGWFSHVAARYFETFGAGREDLARIAVKNHHNGTLAPKSMLKREITVEEALGARMISWPFGLYDCAAQSDGAAAAILTRRELAKGHRDDFVLVRAVAIALAPDPKEDPDFDFLRWKPTEYAARQAYAQAGIADPRKEIDVAQVHDCFTLTELLAYEDLGFCEKGAAKEHIRSGTFALDGELPVNTDGGLKTFGHPTGATGVRMIYENYKQLQGKAERRQVKDATVALSHNIGGAPQACGVCIVALP from the coding sequence ATGAACCACGCCGCCATCCGGGACAAGGTCGCGATCGTCGGCATGGGCTGCTGCAAGTTCGGGGAGAACTGGGACCAGGCGCCCGCCGACATGATCGTCGATGCGGCCTACGAGGCGTATGCCGACGCCGGCATCGACGAGCCGCAGCGGCAGATCGAGGCCGTGTTCTGCGGCGCGCAGTACCCGTCGCGCGGCACGGCCGAGGTGGCCGACGCGCTCAAGCTCTACGACCGGCCGGTCAGCATGGTCGTGAACTACTGCGCGACCGGCACCGATGCCTTCCGCTACGGCGTTTTCGCGGTCGCCTGCGGCATGTACGACACGGTCCTGGTCGTCGGCTTCGACAAGCCGAAGGACCGCGGCGTGTCGGGGCCGAGCGTGGCGGTGACCGGCGTGCGCGGGCTCCCGGCCACGCCGGCTGGCTGGTTCTCGCACGTCGCCGCCCGTTACTTCGAGACCTTCGGCGCCGGTCGCGAGGACCTGGCCCGCATCGCGGTGAAGAACCACCACAACGGCACGCTCGCGCCGAAGTCGATGCTGAAGCGCGAGATCACCGTCGAGGAAGCGCTCGGCGCGCGCATGATCTCGTGGCCCTTCGGCCTCTACGACTGCGCCGCGCAGTCCGACGGTGCCGCGGCGGCGATCCTCACCCGGCGCGAGCTGGCGAAGGGGCATCGCGACGACTTCGTCCTCGTGCGCGCCGTCGCGATCGCGCTCGCGCCCGACCCGAAGGAGGACCCGGACTTCGACTTCCTGCGCTGGAAGCCGACCGAGTACGCCGCCCGGCAGGCGTACGCGCAGGCCGGGATCGCGGATCCGCGGAAGGAGATCGACGTCGCCCAGGTGCACGACTGCTTCACCCTGACCGAATTGCTCGCCTACGAGGACCTCGGCTTCTGCGAGAAGGGCGCGGCCAAGGAGCACATCCGCAGCGGCACGTTCGCGCTCGACGGCGAGCTGCCGGTCAACACCGACGGCGGTCTCAAGACCTTCGGTCACCCGACGGGCGCCACCGGGGTCCGCATGATCTACGAGAACTACAAGCAGCTCCAGGGCAAGGCCGAGCGGCGGCAGGTGAAGGACGCCACCGTCGCCCTCAGCCACAACATCGGCGGCGCGCCGCAGGCCTGCGGCGTGTGCATCGTCGCGCTGCCGTAG
- a CDS encoding type II toxin-antitoxin system PemK/MazF family toxin: MRRGQIRWVDFADPRDSEPGYRHPALVLQRDEANASRITTVVVCVLTGNRALARAPGNTLLPRRATRLARDCVANASQLATVNKDDLDQLIATLPRDLLAKVSRGVGWFLQLES, encoded by the coding sequence ATCCGTCGCGGACAGATCCGGTGGGTCGACTTCGCCGATCCCCGCGACTCGGAGCCCGGCTATCGCCACCCCGCACTCGTGCTCCAACGCGACGAGGCGAACGCCAGCAGGATCACCACGGTGGTCGTCTGTGTGCTCACCGGCAACCGGGCGCTCGCCCGCGCACCGGGCAACACACTCCTCCCCCGACGGGCCACCCGCCTGGCTCGCGACTGCGTCGCGAACGCGTCGCAGCTTGCCACGGTGAACAAGGACGATCTCGACCAACTGATCGCGACGCTACCGCGGGACCTCTTGGCGAAGGTGAGCCGGGGCGTCGGCTGGTTCCTGCAGCTCGAGTCCTGA
- a CDS encoding ammonium transporter — MQSDKLTREAEMRIARNRINKLTLLRERLGDPEWRRYGYLLLAGKLFGIALVLGAIVFFSSAIGTDVHADEAVPVLKGNDIVNPINTMWTLVAAFLVFGMQAGFTMLEAGFCRSRETVNVLMECVVDTCLCGLLFYAWGFAFMFGAGTPLVGTQYFFLQGVPATYGTTGVAFLAFWLFQFAFADTCSTITSGAMIGRTGFVGDLIYSLGVSGFIYPIIGHWAWGPDGFLATMGSEGNFLPGLGTSFHDFAGSTVVHTIGGFVALAGAIVLGPRLGRKFKRDGGGPMLPHDLTVATVGGLILWFGWYGFNPGSTLSAMDFEGIGRVAANTTLAACAAGLSAMFYAFPKTKTWDVSFTVNGFLAGLVAITCPCYWVSPTGAILLGLVAGVVVVVAVDVLEWLRIDDPIGAVPVHGICGIWGTLSLGLFACGQYGATGPLAPDNSAPLTGLFYGGGFTVLIAQMIGSLMVTTATLGVSLAMMYAVKAMGYLRVSEEGELEGLDLHEHGVPAYPEYALYPSASPQGASAFAASAYAAERSAPEPWRSRLPTGSEG; from the coding sequence ATGCAATCTGACAAGCTCACCAGGGAGGCCGAGATGAGAATTGCCCGGAATCGTATCAACAAGCTGACGCTTCTCCGCGAGAGGCTCGGCGATCCCGAATGGCGGCGGTACGGCTACTTGCTGCTCGCCGGCAAGCTGTTCGGCATCGCCCTCGTGCTCGGCGCCATCGTTTTCTTCTCGAGCGCCATCGGCACCGACGTCCACGCCGATGAGGCGGTGCCGGTGCTCAAGGGCAACGACATCGTGAACCCCATCAACACGATGTGGACGCTGGTGGCCGCCTTCCTCGTGTTCGGGATGCAGGCGGGCTTCACGATGCTCGAGGCCGGCTTCTGCCGCTCCCGCGAGACCGTGAACGTGCTCATGGAGTGCGTGGTCGATACCTGCCTCTGTGGGCTGCTCTTCTACGCCTGGGGCTTCGCCTTCATGTTCGGGGCGGGGACGCCACTCGTCGGCACGCAATACTTCTTCCTCCAGGGCGTGCCGGCCACGTATGGGACGACCGGCGTCGCCTTCCTGGCGTTCTGGCTCTTCCAGTTCGCCTTCGCGGACACCTGCTCGACGATCACCTCGGGTGCCATGATCGGCCGGACGGGGTTCGTCGGCGACCTGATCTACAGCCTCGGCGTGTCGGGCTTCATCTATCCCATCATCGGCCACTGGGCGTGGGGACCGGACGGCTTCCTCGCCACCATGGGCAGCGAGGGCAACTTCCTCCCGGGCCTCGGCACCAGCTTTCACGACTTCGCAGGCTCGACGGTGGTCCACACCATCGGCGGCTTCGTCGCGCTCGCGGGCGCCATCGTGCTGGGACCCCGCCTCGGCCGGAAGTTCAAGCGCGACGGCGGCGGCCCGATGCTGCCCCACGACCTGACGGTCGCGACCGTCGGAGGCCTGATCCTCTGGTTCGGCTGGTACGGCTTCAATCCCGGGAGCACGCTGTCCGCGATGGACTTCGAGGGCATCGGTCGCGTGGCGGCCAACACGACGCTCGCCGCGTGTGCAGCAGGGCTCTCGGCCATGTTCTACGCATTCCCGAAGACGAAGACCTGGGACGTGAGCTTCACCGTGAACGGCTTCCTCGCCGGCCTCGTCGCCATCACCTGCCCCTGCTACTGGGTGTCGCCGACGGGCGCGATCCTCCTCGGGCTGGTGGCGGGGGTGGTCGTCGTCGTGGCGGTGGACGTGCTCGAGTGGCTTCGCATCGACGACCCGATCGGGGCGGTCCCCGTCCATGGCATCTGCGGGATCTGGGGGACGCTCTCGTTGGGCCTCTTCGCGTGCGGCCAGTACGGCGCGACGGGTCCGCTCGCGCCCGACAATTCCGCGCCGCTGACGGGGCTGTTCTACGGCGGCGGGTTCACGGTGCTGATCGCCCAGATGATCGGCAGCCTGATGGTCACCACCGCGACGCTCGGCGTGTCGCTGGCGATGATGTACGCCGTCAAGGCGATGGGCTACCTGCGCGTGTCCGAGGAGGGGGAACTCGAAGGTCTCGACCTGCACGAGCATGGCGTCCCGGCATATCCCGAGTACGCGCTGTACCCCTCTGCCAGCCCGCAGGGTGCATCGGCATTCGCGGCCAGCGCATACGCTGCGGAGCGCAGCGCGCCTGAACCGTGGCGCTCGCGGCTTCCCACCGGCAGCGAGGGATAG
- a CDS encoding 3-hydroxy-3-methylglutaryl CoA synthase, translated as MVGVSSYGAYIPMLRLSLAAIAGGKPGGPEKAVANWDEDGLSMAVAAAIACLEGVDRTTVDGVLFASTSYAFKEKQGAAIVAKALDLRRDVVTADLGDSLRAGTTALRAAVDSIKAGSAKRVLVVAGDTRLAAPRSPLEANLGDGAAAFLLGDTDVAASLEAAHAVADEIIDVWRREGDPFVHSWEDRFVVDHGYRQNVRDVVRGLLEKTGLATRDFAKLALYGPDARSHAMVAREIGFGPEQVQDPLFGKVGNTGTAFAPLLLAAALESARPGDRLLVVGYGDGADALVFDVTPAVSRLRGRRGVGWHLARRAELAGYDKYLRFRQLLATEHDRRAGAGISATIHFRDRDQDVSLLAHRCRRCGTMQYPFQRVCYRCYTKDDFDKVRLSDRRGTLKSFTFDYFAGSPDPPLIATVTDVEGARLYLQMTDASPKEAKLDLPVELTFRRIHEAGGTPNYYWKCTPVRSLVRRGAE; from the coding sequence ATGGTCGGCGTTTCGTCATACGGCGCGTACATCCCGATGCTCCGGCTCTCGCTCGCAGCGATCGCGGGCGGCAAGCCGGGCGGGCCGGAGAAGGCGGTCGCCAACTGGGACGAGGACGGACTCAGCATGGCGGTGGCGGCCGCGATCGCATGCCTCGAGGGCGTCGACCGGACGACGGTCGACGGTGTCCTCTTCGCCTCCACCTCGTACGCCTTCAAGGAGAAGCAGGGCGCGGCGATCGTGGCCAAGGCGCTCGATCTCCGCCGCGACGTGGTGACGGCCGACCTGGGCGACTCGCTGCGCGCGGGCACCACGGCGCTCCGCGCGGCCGTCGACTCGATCAAGGCGGGCTCGGCGAAGCGCGTGCTGGTCGTCGCCGGCGACACGCGCCTGGCCGCGCCGCGCTCGCCGCTCGAGGCGAACCTCGGCGACGGCGCGGCCGCGTTCCTCCTCGGCGACACCGACGTCGCCGCGAGCCTCGAGGCGGCGCATGCGGTGGCCGACGAGATCATCGACGTCTGGCGGCGCGAGGGCGACCCGTTCGTGCACTCGTGGGAGGACCGCTTCGTCGTCGACCATGGCTACCGCCAGAACGTGCGCGACGTGGTGCGCGGCCTCCTCGAGAAGACGGGCCTTGCGACGCGGGACTTCGCGAAGCTCGCGCTCTACGGGCCGGACGCGCGGAGCCACGCCATGGTGGCGCGCGAGATCGGGTTCGGGCCCGAGCAGGTGCAGGACCCGCTCTTCGGCAAGGTGGGCAACACGGGCACCGCCTTCGCGCCGCTGCTGCTCGCGGCGGCGCTCGAGAGCGCGCGGCCCGGCGACCGGCTGCTCGTCGTCGGCTATGGCGACGGGGCCGACGCGCTCGTCTTCGACGTGACGCCGGCCGTCAGCCGGCTGCGCGGCCGGCGCGGCGTCGGCTGGCACCTCGCCCGGCGCGCGGAGCTGGCGGGCTACGACAAGTACCTCCGCTTCCGCCAGCTGCTCGCCACGGAGCACGACCGGCGGGCGGGGGCGGGCATCTCGGCGACCATCCACTTCCGCGACCGCGACCAGGACGTGAGCCTGCTCGCCCACCGTTGCCGGCGCTGCGGGACGATGCAGTATCCCTTCCAGCGCGTCTGCTATCGTTGCTATACGAAGGACGACTTCGACAAGGTGCGCCTCTCCGACCGGCGCGGCACGCTCAAGTCGTTCACCTTCGACTACTTCGCCGGCAGCCCCGACCCGCCGCTCATCGCCACCGTGACCGACGTCGAGGGGGCGCGTCTCTACCTCCAGATGACCGACGCGAGCCCGAAGGAGGCGAAGCTCGACCTGCCCGTCGAGCTCACCTTCCGGAGGATCCACGAGGCGGGCGGCACGCCCAACTACTACTGGAAGTGCACGCCAGTACGGTCTCTAGTCCGCCGAGGAGCCGAGTGA
- a CDS encoding DJ-1/PfpI family protein has protein sequence MTTDSRGRTLGVLLFPAFELLDVFGPLQAFGNIRLGDDRWRMVTIAERAGAVESAQGPRAVADATLGECPPLDGLLVPGGLGTRKEVANEPLLDWIRRRSEQASIVASVCTGAALLARAGVLDGRRATTNKFSFSWVVEQGPKVEWVREARWVEDGKFATSSGVSAGIDLALRLIEKTSGTEAAERVATGMEYDWHRDPSWDPFASVWKLV, from the coding sequence ATGACGACCGATTCCCGTGGCCGGACGCTCGGCGTCCTTCTCTTCCCGGCCTTCGAGCTGCTCGACGTCTTCGGGCCGCTCCAGGCGTTCGGCAACATCCGTCTCGGCGACGACCGCTGGCGGATGGTGACGATCGCGGAGCGGGCCGGCGCGGTCGAAAGCGCGCAGGGGCCGAGGGCAGTCGCCGATGCCACACTCGGGGAGTGTCCGCCACTCGATGGCCTGCTCGTCCCGGGCGGCCTCGGAACCCGGAAGGAAGTGGCGAACGAGCCGCTCCTCGACTGGATCCGGCGACGAAGCGAGCAGGCCAGCATCGTAGCCTCGGTCTGCACCGGCGCAGCGCTGCTGGCTCGCGCCGGAGTACTCGACGGGCGGCGGGCCACCACGAACAAGTTCTCGTTCTCGTGGGTCGTCGAGCAGGGGCCGAAGGTCGAGTGGGTGCGGGAGGCGCGATGGGTCGAGGACGGGAAGTTCGCGACATCGTCCGGCGTCTCGGCCGGAATCGACTTGGCGCTCCGTTTGATCGAGAAGACGAGCGGAACCGAGGCCGCGGAGCGCGTCGCGACCGGAATGGAGTACGACTGGCACCGCGACCCGAGCTGGGATCCGTTCGCCAGCGTCTGGAAGCTCGTCTGA